Proteins encoded together in one Nitrospirota bacterium window:
- a CDS encoding cache domain-containing protein, with amino-acid sequence MKVYILIIGILIFVFSSLITLNIFFQQSLQNEMAEQFNRQQLLLAKSEASNIEGFINDLREESLFLAHVLSRMEFRKSEDYRWATKEVFRGMKDIRTSFKVFDSKGKELYVEGDWPPPQIPDDYLERAKSLQKDHAYVSHDIKGVYAVAPVYKGLSFEGAVAIRVFLEDITRKFLSPIKSGERGYAWMMDKEGDLLYHPTQPQMVGKNLYRADSTCFKCHASFELEKKIIEGVAGQYGRYLAPSGEDKILAFSRASIGGTSWIIAVSAPYSEVTYATQRSMKLYAWLIISIFLTTTIGAMVMVFINRKRIQAEARVRHQEELEKERMMHSEKLASLGRLTAGIAHEIGNPLTSVFSFVQILREMEQDEFKKESLATIHFHISRIADIVRQLSGFSKMPAVEMKEWQVNELIESALSLVQYDKRVKAISIVKELNSEIPKITIDGNQLSQVFVNLILNAIDAMPEGGTLTVMSSIGDGEIRIEFRDTGVGIPMENLAKVFDPFFTTKEKGTGLGLTVSYSIIRRFNGHITAESEAGRGSKFTVSLPLVRE; translated from the coding sequence ATGAAGGTCTATATCCTCATAATTGGCATCCTGATTTTTGTGTTCTCCTCGCTGATAACGCTCAATATATTTTTCCAGCAGAGCCTCCAGAATGAGATGGCAGAACAGTTTAACAGGCAGCAGTTACTTCTGGCAAAATCTGAGGCATCTAATATAGAGGGCTTTATCAATGACCTCAGGGAAGAGTCTCTTTTTCTCGCCCATGTTTTATCGAGGATGGAATTCAGAAAATCCGAGGATTACAGATGGGCGACAAAAGAGGTCTTTCGTGGCATGAAGGATATCAGGACGAGTTTTAAGGTCTTTGACTCAAAAGGTAAGGAACTCTATGTTGAGGGTGACTGGCCACCTCCACAGATACCAGACGACTACCTCGAAAGGGCTAAGAGTCTTCAGAAGGACCATGCCTATGTAAGCCATGATATAAAAGGGGTATATGCTGTCGCTCCTGTATACAAAGGGCTTTCTTTTGAGGGTGCGGTTGCAATCAGAGTTTTCTTAGAAGATATAACACGTAAATTCCTTTCCCCGATAAAATCTGGTGAGAGGGGATATGCCTGGATGATGGACAAAGAGGGAGACCTCCTCTATCACCCGACCCAGCCCCAAATGGTGGGTAAAAATCTTTACAGGGCAGATAGCACATGTTTTAAATGCCATGCTTCTTTTGAGCTTGAGAAGAAAATAATTGAGGGAGTTGCCGGACAGTATGGCAGGTATCTGGCTCCTTCGGGCGAGGATAAGATACTTGCCTTCTCAAGGGCATCTATTGGCGGCACTTCATGGATAATTGCTGTCTCTGCGCCATACTCAGAGGTCACATATGCAACTCAGAGAAGCATGAAGCTCTATGCATGGCTGATTATATCGATATTCCTTACAACCACGATAGGCGCAATGGTGATGGTCTTTATTAACAGGAAGAGGATACAGGCAGAGGCAAGGGTAAGGCATCAGGAGGAGCTTGAGAAAGAGCGGATGATGCATTCTGAAAAGCTCGCCTCCCTGGGCCGCTTAACTGCTGGCATAGCTCATGAAATCGGCAATCCACTTACCTCGGTTTTTTCATTTGTGCAGATTTTGAGGGAAATGGAGCAGGACGAATTCAAGAAGGAGAGCCTTGCCACCATCCATTTTCACATAAGCAGGATTGCTGATATAGTGAGGCAGCTCTCAGGATTTTCCAAGATGCCCGCGGTAGAGATGAAAGAATGGCAGGTGAATGAACTGATAGAGTCTGCCCTATCTCTTGTGCAGTATGATAAAAGGGTTAAAGCTATCTCTATTGTTAAGGAGCTTAATAGTGAAATACCTAAGATTACGATTGATGGGAACCAGCTCTCACAGGTATTTGTAAATCTAATATTAAACGCTATAGATGCTATGCCTGAGGGTGGAACCCTGACGGTAATGAGCAGTATTGGGGACGGAGAAATCAGGATAGAGTTCAGGGATACGGGTGTTGGTATTCCCATGGAGAATTTAGCAAAGGTGTTTGACCCATTTTTCACAACAAAGGAAAAGGGCACAGGCCTCGGCCTTACTGTAAGCTACAGCATAATAAGAAGGTTTAACGGCCATATCACAGCGGAGAGCGAGGCTGGCAGGGGGAGTAAGTTTACTGTATCGCTACCATTAGTCCGTGAATAG
- a CDS encoding sigma-54-dependent Fis family transcriptional regulator has product MKAKILVVDDERDICKALEFLLKAEGYSVTLAYSGEEAVERLKKEEFDVILTDLKMGGMDGIAVLERAKELNPEVSVLMMTAFASVESAVEAMKKGASDYIVKPFLNEEIRLTIKRVLEQRRLISENIALKQQLSQYMGCKEFVGDSDAMFKVFDTLQKVIPTRSNILILGESGTGKGLIAEIIHCNSPRRDKPFISLNCSAIPEGLLESELFGYKRGAFTGAVADKQGLITIAHEGTLFLDEIGDMPLSLQAKLLNVLESGEVTPLGDTRSKTVDVRIISATNTDIDKKIKGGSFREDLYYRLNVIEIKVPLLRERKGDIPLLINHFVRKFSEENKKPIKGVDASAMSLLLDYPWPGNVRELRNIIERAVVLCTGDVITPQCLPEKFQSESTRTEEAGEARELPPLRVSVNEFEKNLIMRAYDANQKNKEATAKALGIDLVTLYRKFKKLGIEG; this is encoded by the coding sequence ATGAAGGCAAAAATACTTGTAGTTGATGATGAAAGGGATATATGTAAGGCCCTGGAATTTCTTTTGAAGGCCGAGGGTTATTCTGTAACCTTAGCTTACAGCGGAGAGGAGGCTGTAGAAAGGCTCAAGAAAGAGGAGTTCGATGTAATCCTTACAGATTTAAAAATGGGAGGAATGGACGGCATAGCTGTTCTTGAGAGGGCAAAAGAGTTGAATCCAGAGGTGTCGGTGCTTATGATGACTGCTTTTGCCTCGGTGGAGTCGGCAGTAGAAGCTATGAAAAAAGGTGCCTCAGATTATATCGTCAAACCTTTTTTGAATGAAGAAATAAGATTAACCATAAAGAGGGTTTTAGAGCAGAGGAGACTTATTTCAGAAAACATTGCGCTGAAACAGCAGTTAAGCCAATATATGGGTTGTAAGGAGTTCGTGGGAGACTCTGATGCGATGTTCAAGGTTTTTGATACACTTCAGAAGGTTATCCCAACGAGGAGTAATATTCTTATTCTCGGGGAATCAGGCACGGGTAAAGGGCTTATAGCCGAGATTATCCATTGCAACAGCCCGCGCAGGGATAAACCCTTCATCTCCCTCAACTGTTCTGCTATACCAGAAGGCCTTCTTGAGTCAGAGCTTTTTGGTTATAAAAGGGGTGCTTTTACAGGCGCAGTTGCCGATAAACAGGGCCTTATTACAATAGCACATGAAGGAACCCTTTTCCTCGATGAGATAGGCGACATGCCCCTGAGTCTTCAGGCAAAATTATTAAATGTCCTCGAATCAGGAGAAGTCACACCCCTCGGCGATACAAGGTCAAAGACTGTAGATGTAAGGATTATCTCGGCAACAAATACAGATATTGATAAAAAGATTAAAGGTGGCTCTTTCAGGGAGGACCTCTATTACAGGCTTAATGTTATAGAAATAAAGGTGCCTCTGTTGAGGGAGAGAAAGGGAGATATCCCTCTCCTCATAAACCATTTTGTAAGGAAATTCTCCGAGGAGAATAAGAAGCCCATAAAAGGTGTTGATGCATCTGCCATGTCCCTATTATTAGATTACCCCTGGCCAGGCAATGTAAGGGAATTAAGAAATATCATAGAAAGGGCGGTAGTTCTATGCACTGGCGATGTGATTACTCCTCAGTGCCTGCCAGAAAAGTTCCAGTCGGAATCGACTCGTACCGAGGAGGCCGGCGAGGCCAGAGAGCTACCTCCTCTCAGGGTTTCAGTCAACGAATTTGAGAAAAACTTAATAATGAGGGCATATGACGCTAATCAGAAAAATAAAGAGGCAACAGCAAAGGCCCTCGGCATTGACCTCGTAACGTTATATAGAAAGTTTAAGAAGTTGGGGATTGAGGGTTAG
- a CDS encoding cytochrome c3 family protein, with the protein MRLAARCESSLKVASIGLIILMFSVACIPPLEKEKKVRAPEHIITRDEARKGLPCFKCHSYQKFSEKPKKGVFSHVLHTDVGYHCNQCHSFQAHRFITIDKSICSRCHNLGSFTYKASGYPAEFNHKSHDTRFGCRECHPEMFFMKYGASKMTMEGMYRGSYCGTCHDGKKAFSSTECNKCHK; encoded by the coding sequence ATGAGATTAGCAGCTCGATGCGAGTCTTCGCTGAAAGTCGCTTCGATCGGACTTATCATACTGATGTTCTCTGTAGCGTGTATACCTCCCCTGGAAAAAGAAAAGAAGGTAAGAGCCCCTGAGCATATAATCACAAGGGACGAAGCCCGCAAAGGACTTCCCTGCTTTAAATGCCATTCCTACCAGAAATTTTCTGAGAAGCCGAAGAAAGGAGTATTTTCCCATGTGCTCCATACTGATGTGGGCTATCACTGCAACCAATGCCACAGCTTTCAAGCTCACAGGTTTATAACCATAGATAAATCCATATGCAGCAGGTGCCATAACCTCGGTTCCTTTACTTATAAAGCATCTGGCTACCCTGCAGAATTTAACCACAAATCACACGACACCAGATTCGGATGCAGAGAATGCCATCCTGAGATGTTTTTTATGAAATACGGGGCATCTAAAATGACTATGGAAGGTATGTACAGAGGAAGTTACTGCGGCACCTGCCATGACGGGAAAAAAGCATTTTCTTCCACAGAGTGCAATAAATGCCATAAGTAG
- a CDS encoding cytochrome b/b6 domain-containing protein has translation MSNELPEEVERFNIIFRIQHIILFTTFLLLSFTGWALKYPEVEQAGWWIKIWGGPKTAGIIHRVAGITMLLDFSWHVLYLGYLLVTRKMRFDLRTTIIPLPKDVRDVIHNFLYFLGLAKTKPKFGKYSYIHKFDYWAVFWGMGIIGISGLILAFPTKASFFFPEWSLNWVWELLFILHSDEALLAIVFILFWHFYNEHLKWEKFPMAMTWITGKISIETLKKEHPLEYERLFGGKEAGEKQGK, from the coding sequence GTGAGTAATGAGCTGCCAGAAGAAGTCGAGCGATTTAATATAATATTCAGGATTCAGCACATAATACTTTTCACAACATTCCTGCTCCTTTCCTTCACAGGCTGGGCGCTTAAATACCCTGAGGTTGAACAGGCAGGCTGGTGGATAAAGATATGGGGCGGCCCAAAAACAGCAGGGATAATTCACCGTGTGGCAGGGATAACAATGCTCTTAGACTTCTCGTGGCATGTCCTTTATCTCGGTTATCTGCTTGTCACCAGAAAGATGCGTTTTGACCTGCGCACAACCATAATCCCACTTCCAAAGGATGTCAGAGATGTAATCCATAACTTCCTCTATTTCCTGGGGCTCGCAAAGACAAAACCAAAGTTTGGTAAATACAGTTACATCCACAAGTTCGACTACTGGGCAGTCTTCTGGGGCATGGGAATTATTGGAATCTCTGGCCTTATTTTAGCCTTTCCAACAAAGGCTTCATTCTTCTTTCCTGAGTGGAGCCTCAACTGGGTATGGGAGCTACTTTTTATACTACACAGCGATGAGGCGCTCCTTGCCATAGTCTTCATTCTATTCTGGCATTTCTATAATGAGCACCTTAAATGGGAAAAGTTCCCCATGGCCATGACATGGATAACAGGAAAAATTTCTATTGAAACCCTTAAAAAGGAACACCCCCTTGAATATGAGCGCCTCTTCGGAGGAAAAGAGGCAGGAGAAAAACAGGGCAAATGA
- a CDS encoding TIGR04442 family protein, which yields MIYDLRFHGKITPQIEFFSLIGGADISAAYFYEKGDSYVRFFFKGNEFRINSTGVSYNSTGGSFCEYMFGVEQPIKDLQKRDIKNRLVMFGAISEGEDKITFTNNTRGSESFEQIFRDGNAVTNYYFFVSSDYQGELKKRQEIILKSVGKFIKRTELMGEGKDTDLLEQLIADLAESKSNIFLFKLINKENEEYYKAFQKFYFKEKTLSPESELLLEDITSRYRIDRYQQERMKIDVMYSHPENKRIVDEYKDILIEMSYEDVIHPSRLARLQRLRTLSIRNNIPIILFDTLDELLLKGKKILESKEPEYIKETRAIIENLFFKDASLKSHIVSEDIVKLIRARHNARSKSDMSFERVILDAGRACDEIARETNTLSLLEELSSILTYFDRYDNIFAHLNKLAFSENINFTENPIRSLIGNKKAFDSLNYGLFDELFVKDLLGNKYLSSYGRKKLTALIEGLKKIEEGNATYREIVAIINKILKEEKLYSLLHAAMKEKMRSFFPGLDLKENRKEIKEEICGELAAKGFKWAVSDRLFERVLFDLKKESFYLNHLLPLVIHEKNVSLREDFLDNSGLDRFYIESLERDYLENKGLSLNFMDELKEGQEPSVVR from the coding sequence ATGATATACGACCTCAGATTCCACGGTAAAATTACACCACAAATTGAATTTTTTAGCCTCATCGGAGGTGCTGATATAAGTGCAGCTTATTTTTATGAAAAAGGCGACTCTTATGTAAGATTCTTTTTTAAGGGCAATGAATTTAGAATAAACAGCACAGGGGTTAGTTATAACAGTACAGGTGGCAGTTTTTGCGAATATATGTTCGGCGTAGAGCAGCCGATAAAAGACCTGCAGAAACGGGACATAAAAAATCGCCTCGTGATGTTTGGCGCCATATCCGAAGGAGAGGATAAAATCACATTCACTAACAACACCAGAGGTTCCGAGTCCTTTGAACAGATATTCCGGGATGGAAATGCAGTAACAAACTATTATTTCTTTGTCTCCTCGGATTATCAGGGCGAATTAAAAAAGAGACAGGAAATAATATTGAAGTCTGTCGGTAAATTTATTAAAAGAACTGAACTTATGGGCGAGGGAAAAGATACAGACCTCCTGGAGCAACTTATTGCTGATCTTGCGGAATCAAAATCCAATATCTTCCTCTTTAAGTTAATAAACAAGGAAAACGAAGAATATTATAAGGCATTCCAGAAGTTTTATTTTAAAGAAAAAACCTTATCTCCTGAGAGCGAACTCCTCCTTGAGGACATCACCTCAAGATACAGAATAGACCGTTATCAGCAGGAGAGAATGAAGATAGATGTAATGTACAGTCACCCTGAGAATAAGCGTATAGTAGACGAATACAAAGACATATTGATAGAGATGAGTTATGAGGATGTCATTCACCCATCAAGGTTAGCCCGACTGCAAAGGCTGAGGACATTGAGCATAAGGAATAACATCCCGATAATCCTGTTTGACACTCTGGATGAATTACTTTTAAAGGGCAAAAAAATATTAGAGTCAAAAGAACCGGAATATATAAAGGAGACAAGGGCAATTATCGAAAATTTATTTTTCAAAGATGCATCGCTCAAAAGCCATATAGTTTCCGAAGACATTGTAAAACTAATACGCGCACGGCATAATGCCCGCTCTAAAAGTGATATGAGTTTTGAGCGCGTCATCCTCGATGCCGGCAGGGCATGCGACGAAATAGCGAGAGAAACCAACACCCTCTCATTACTGGAAGAGCTCAGCTCCATCCTCACATACTTTGACAGATATGACAATATATTCGCACATCTTAATAAGCTTGCTTTCTCAGAAAATATTAATTTTACCGAGAATCCCATTAGAAGTTTAATTGGCAACAAAAAGGCATTTGATTCCCTGAACTACGGACTCTTTGATGAGCTCTTTGTAAAGGACCTGCTCGGCAACAAATATCTATCAAGCTATGGAAGAAAGAAACTAACAGCCCTCATAGAGGGCCTGAAGAAAATTGAGGAGGGCAATGCTACGTACAGAGAAATTGTTGCCATAATAAATAAAATCCTTAAAGAGGAAAAATTATACAGCCTGCTGCATGCGGCCATGAAGGAAAAAATGCGGAGCTTCTTCCCAGGCCTGGACCTGAAAGAAAACAGAAAAGAAATAAAGGAAGAAATATGCGGGGAACTTGCAGCAAAAGGCTTTAAGTGGGCGGTCTCAGACAGACTGTTTGAAAGAGTCCTTTTTGACCTGAAAAAAGAATCCTTCTATTTAAATCACCTCCTCCCCCTTGTTATTCATGAAAAGAATGTTTCTCTCAGGGAAGACTTTCTTGACAACAGCGGGCTTGACAGATTCTATATAGAGTCTTTAGAAAGGGATTACCTTGAAAACAAGGGGCTCAGTTTGAACTTTATGGATGAGCTTAAAGAAGGGCAAGAGCCCTCGGTTGTTAGATGA
- the ald gene encoding alanine dehydrogenase has product MDIGIPKEVKPHEYRVGMIPSGVSALKKEGHRVFIESGSGEGSGFSDAEYSNAGAVILPSASEVYKRSSMIVKVKEPVSEEYEYIKDGQIIFAFLHLAPNMELIDMLLKKKAIAIGYETVESDGDLPLLRPMSEIAGRLAPLMGAYYLQRPGGGAGLLMSGVPGVMPAKVVVLGAGTVGYNAARIAVALGACVTVALGACVTVLNRGIERLVRLDELMEGSVVTLISSPENIENEAVTANILIGAVLISGQRAPMLVSRELVSRMKKGSVIVDVSVDQGGCVETTVPTTHDKPVFSVNGVIHYCVTNMPGIYPRTATIALTNRTLPYIIEIASSGMEKAVRENPALYKGVNLYAGRVIHNGLALSLGVEAEVVCSKSSDTSGNELK; this is encoded by the coding sequence ATGGATATTGGTATCCCTAAGGAAGTTAAGCCGCATGAGTACAGGGTTGGTATGATACCCTCAGGTGTTTCAGCCCTTAAGAAAGAAGGCCACAGGGTCTTTATTGAGTCAGGCTCGGGGGAGGGGAGTGGTTTTTCTGATGCTGAGTACAGTAATGCCGGTGCCGTGATTCTTCCCTCTGCCTCTGAGGTCTATAAGCGGTCTTCAATGATTGTTAAGGTTAAAGAACCTGTTTCAGAGGAATACGAATACATAAAGGATGGACAGATAATCTTTGCCTTCTTACACCTTGCACCCAATATGGAACTAATCGATATGCTACTTAAGAAAAAAGCCATTGCTATTGGCTATGAGACCGTAGAGTCTGATGGAGACTTGCCTCTCCTCAGGCCAATGAGTGAGATAGCAGGCAGGCTTGCGCCATTAATGGGTGCATACTACCTGCAGAGGCCGGGAGGAGGGGCGGGACTTTTAATGAGCGGTGTTCCGGGTGTTATGCCTGCAAAGGTCGTTGTCTTAGGCGCTGGCACTGTCGGCTATAATGCCGCAAGGATTGCTGTGGCCCTCGGCGCATGCGTTACTGTTGCCCTCGGCGCATGCGTTACTGTTTTAAACAGGGGAATTGAAAGATTAGTACGCCTGGATGAGCTTATGGAAGGCAGTGTAGTGACACTTATATCGAGTCCGGAAAATATAGAGAACGAGGCAGTCACAGCAAATATTCTGATTGGAGCGGTTCTGATATCAGGACAGAGGGCGCCTATGCTTGTTAGCAGAGAACTTGTCAGCCGCATGAAAAAGGGTTCTGTTATTGTTGATGTCTCTGTGGATCAGGGGGGATGTGTGGAGACAACAGTGCCAACCACTCATGATAAACCTGTTTTTTCAGTCAATGGCGTAATCCATTACTGTGTGACCAACATGCCAGGGATATATCCGAGGACAGCCACGATTGCCCTTACAAACAGGACGCTGCCGTATATTATTGAGATAGCTTCTTCAGGCATGGAAAAGGCTGTAAGGGAAAATCCTGCCCTATACAAAGGAGTAAATCTTTATGCGGGGAGGGTGATTCACAATGGCCTTGCATTATCTCTTGGGGTTGAAGCAGAAGTGGTCTGTTCGAAGAGTTCCGACACTTCGGGGAATGAATTAAAATGA
- a CDS encoding transglycosylase SLT domain-containing protein yields MKNARLKNKRFWILAIAVILSVPSFSSATQDRTELFKKSAELIEKREYKRAEEILLGFLPHLSESQTDESVSAVDTCGLESSSQEESPLSLSKWQGRAHFLLGRLYERQGSFDRARDHYSKALHSYPVLRHYTLRSLAEVYLRLGDFDRAVETARAIKSGPLLKDARWLEIIALLESQKLVESSLRQEAKKALYRYIKDFPKDDAKFILAMILKSEGEKAEAVKLLKELYINAGPFSNDAFEELKAMDAGDLSAEETVAMADSFLQKGNFSKAESTYKDAMRKASAQLPRTVGATTSPEPSGSVADETLRDRIVFLLGVCQFRAKKYGEAAQTFSSLAGPDALYWKTRSLYRAKDKDGFDASLREFASKNPDDRRLADLLVAQATDARYSGKTNEARKILKRVLQNFPENAEDALWTLGWLDYLEGKYKSASEYFSILSDSGYIKNQSKYVYWKARSLERSGKNAKKVIENLRMIAEDNGYYGFLARARLGVREAVSGLRPERPSRPEGETYQRIDELRLLNMKEEERSEIALAISSAESLEEFLYLGFVAMDAGDYRRVISIAEKIPAKGLMHLAYPLGYWDEIRHASEVKSLDPYLVAAIIREESRFDPLALSRAGAMGLMQLMPSTARRLNAKLKVEIGDDSELYTAEKNIPIGVHYLAALMAEFQKIPFALAAYNAGEGALREWLQKSNHKSSVRVSDMDEFIEDIPYIETREYVKKVLKSYWQYRKMWGLPSDPEALMPF; encoded by the coding sequence ATGAAAAATGCAAGATTAAAAAACAAAAGATTCTGGATTTTGGCAATTGCAGTTATCCTATCCGTCCCGTCTTTTTCTTCTGCGACCCAGGACCGGACCGAACTTTTCAAAAAATCAGCAGAGCTGATCGAGAAACGAGAATACAAAAGGGCCGAAGAAATACTCCTCGGTTTTCTCCCTCATTTATCAGAATCCCAGACTGATGAATCTGTTAGTGCGGTGGATACCTGTGGCCTTGAGAGCTCAAGTCAGGAGGAATCTCCATTGAGCTTGTCGAAATGGCAGGGAAGAGCTCATTTTCTACTCGGCAGGCTTTATGAAAGGCAGGGCTCTTTTGACAGGGCAAGGGATCATTACAGCAAGGCCCTCCATTCCTATCCTGTTCTTAGACATTACACATTGAGGTCACTTGCTGAGGTCTACCTTCGCCTCGGAGACTTTGACAGGGCTGTAGAAACTGCCAGGGCTATAAAGAGCGGCCCGCTTTTGAAAGATGCAAGGTGGCTTGAGATTATTGCCCTGCTTGAATCGCAGAAACTCGTAGAGTCGAGTCTCCGACAGGAGGCCAAGAAAGCACTTTACAGATATATAAAGGATTTTCCTAAAGACGATGCTAAATTTATCCTCGCAATGATTCTTAAGTCCGAGGGTGAAAAAGCAGAGGCAGTAAAATTGCTGAAAGAGCTTTATATAAATGCAGGCCCTTTTTCTAATGATGCCTTTGAAGAGCTTAAGGCAATGGATGCAGGTGACCTGTCTGCAGAGGAGACAGTGGCGATGGCTGACAGTTTCCTTCAAAAAGGAAATTTTTCTAAAGCAGAATCAACGTATAAAGATGCGATGAGGAAGGCATCCGCTCAGTTACCCCGAACCGTCGGGGCAACGACCAGTCCCGAACCTTCGGGATCAGTGGCGGATGAGACATTGAGAGACAGGATTGTCTTTTTGCTTGGGGTCTGCCAGTTCAGGGCAAAAAAATATGGAGAGGCAGCTCAAACCTTTAGTAGCCTTGCTGGCCCCGATGCTCTTTACTGGAAGACCCGGTCTCTTTACAGGGCTAAAGATAAAGATGGATTTGATGCTTCTCTCAGAGAATTTGCCAGTAAAAATCCGGATGACAGGCGTCTTGCTGATCTCCTTGTCGCACAGGCCACAGACGCACGGTATTCCGGCAAAACCAATGAGGCAAGAAAGATTCTCAAGAGGGTTTTGCAGAATTTTCCTGAAAATGCCGAGGATGCTCTGTGGACTTTAGGCTGGCTTGACTATCTTGAGGGTAAATATAAAAGTGCCTCGGAATATTTTTCCATTTTATCTGACTCAGGATACATAAAAAATCAAAGTAAATATGTCTACTGGAAGGCGCGGAGTCTTGAGAGGTCAGGGAAAAATGCAAAAAAAGTCATTGAGAATTTACGGATGATAGCTGAAGATAATGGTTATTACGGTTTTCTTGCGAGGGCACGCCTCGGGGTCAGAGAGGCAGTATCAGGACTTCGGCCTGAAAGGCCTTCGAGGCCAGAAGGAGAAACCTATCAGAGGATAGATGAGTTAAGGCTATTAAATATGAAGGAAGAAGAAAGGAGTGAAATAGCTCTGGCCATATCAAGCGCAGAAAGCCTTGAAGAATTCCTTTATCTCGGCTTTGTTGCCATGGACGCCGGTGATTACAGGAGGGTTATTTCTATTGCCGAAAAAATTCCTGCAAAGGGATTGATGCATTTAGCTTACCCGCTCGGATACTGGGATGAAATAAGGCACGCTTCAGAGGTTAAATCCCTTGACCCATATCTTGTTGCTGCCATAATCAGGGAGGAAAGCCGTTTTGACCCTCTGGCTTTATCACGTGCTGGAGCAATGGGTCTCATGCAGCTTATGCCTTCCACTGCCCGCAGGTTGAATGCGAAGTTGAAGGTAGAGATAGGAGATGATTCTGAGCTTTATACGGCCGAGAAAAATATCCCGATAGGTGTCCATTATCTTGCAGCCCTGATGGCGGAGTTCCAAAAAATCCCTTTTGCCCTCGCTGCCTATAATGCTGGAGAGGGCGCTTTGAGGGAATGGCTTCAAAAATCTAACCATAAAAGCTCGGTACGAGTCTCTGACATGGACGAGTTTATCGAGGATATTCCTTACATAGAGACCAGAGAATATGTTAAAAAGGTATTAAAGAGCTACTGGCAGTATAGGAAAATGTGGGGTCTGCCTTCAGACCCAGAGGCTTTAATGCCGTTTTGA
- a CDS encoding cell division protein ZapA — protein sequence MVIRSIEVQILGQSYSIKGDADEAYIKALAQFVDEKLKEVYRASPSVNPLKASIMASLNIADELFKVRLEQESLDKMIEEKTKVLSGLLE from the coding sequence ATGGTAATACGCTCCATAGAGGTTCAAATATTAGGGCAGAGCTACTCTATTAAGGGAGATGCGGATGAGGCGTATATAAAGGCGCTGGCCCAGTTTGTGGACGAGAAGCTCAAGGAGGTATACAGGGCCTCTCCGAGCGTCAATCCCCTTAAGGCATCAATTATGGCTTCCCTCAACATAGCTGATGAACTCTTCAAAGTAAGGTTAGAGCAGGAAAGTCTGGATAAGATGATAGAAGAAAAAACAAAGGTCCTCTCTGGCTTGCTTGAATAA